A single Choristoneura fumiferana chromosome 9, NRCan_CFum_1, whole genome shotgun sequence DNA region contains:
- the LOC141430954 gene encoding large ribosomal subunit protein eL6-like, whose product MAPPQPKAAAKPAAPPTGAVKKAKVGKPRNYDLGNGVVRFSKSKMFHKKALYKFVGKKNPKAEKPKKPSVVVKQIGGDKNGGSRTVLLKKRRSFYPTQDKIVSRPHHKSFSKHVRRTRPNLTVGTVCILLAGRHAGKRVVLAGVLPSGLLLVTGPFALNSCPLRRIPQRYVIGTSTRIDLSAFTLPAHLDDAYFKKNKKSAKRSVKRKQGEDIFATKKEKYVPSEQRKSDQKVVDEAILKAISARADRKSLRGYLKAAFGLRSSQFPHRMRF is encoded by the exons ATGGCGCCACCACAGCCCAAGGCGGCGGCTAAGCCCGCCGCACCGCCCACAGGTGCCGTCAAGAAGGCCAAGGTTGGCAAACCCAGGAATTACGATTTGGGCAATGGAGTAGTTCGATTCTCCAAGTCAAAAATGTTCCACAAGAAG GCTTTATACAAGTTTGTTGGCAAAAAGAACCCGAAAGCCGAGAAGCCCAAGAAGCCCTCCGTGGTAGTTAAGCAGATCGGCGGCGACAAGAACGGAGGATCCCGTACTGTGCTGCTGAAGAAAAGGAGGTCTTTCTACCCCACCCAGGACAA GATCGTCTCTCGCCCCCACCACAAGTCGTTCAGCAAGCACGTGCGCCGGACGAGGCCCAACCTTACCGTGGGCACCGTCTGCATCCTGCTGGCAGGTCGCCACGCCGGTAAACGCGTCGTGCTAGCTGGAGTGCTGCCCAGTGGTCTTCTGCTGGTCACTGGACCCTTTGCG CTAAACTCGTGCCCCCTGCGCCGCATCCCGCAACGCTACGTGATCGGCACGTCCACGCGCATCGATCTGAGCGCGTTCACGCTGCCCGCGCATCTAGATGACGCTTACTTCAAGAAGAACAAGAAGTCCGCCAAGCGGAGCGTCAAGCGCAAACAGGGGGAGGACATCTTTGCCACAAAGAAAGAG AAATACGTTCCATCAGAGCAGCGCAAGAGCGACCAGAAGGTCGTCGACGAGGCGATCCTGAAGGCAATCAGCGCGCGCGCCGACCGCAAGTCTCTCCGCGGGTACCTCAAGGCGGCCTTCGGGCTTCGCTCCTCGCAGTTCCCGCACAGGATGCGCTTCTAG